In Corylus avellana chromosome ca2, CavTom2PMs-1.0, the following proteins share a genomic window:
- the LOC132168832 gene encoding multisubstrate pseudouridine synthase 7, producing the protein MSPCGINAVLLCSKPLLLSNPTAIRRSSKSVMASKTVDESDVGISCYISKLPGFRGILKQRYSDFIVNEVDMEGKVVHLTSLDAPPEIGEETVTMIDDTANNKSYASGIDKFRSLAGDADAKRLEDFISQINSGVEDSVRPIILSPDSDKSHRTAMHNFFKQNFKFLVTDVVDGPDASSKCIRVRLNNGGHNNKGKNSKKRKERGDKPFDSRGSENWPENVGKFLRFHLYKENKETQEALGLMGKMLGIQPRSFGFSGTKDKRSISTQRVTVFKQHATKLAALNERLIGIKVGDFCYVKEGLLLGQLMGNRFTVTLRGVVADSEDSIKASADALGRLGFINYFGLQRFGSGSVPTHLIGATLLRGEWKAVVSMILDPREGERDAVAKAREYYKESNDIEGTLRQLPRHLVAERAILQCLKKCPGNYLQALKSIPRTLRMMYVHSYQSYLWNHAASMRVQKYGADQVVLGDLVYCKGDDTERVTGCVNSECEDDNGNDACDSNNLDEIAGADLPEEINNSVKVVTAEDILTGNYTIDDVVLPMPGSRVIYPANDIANVYHDLAKKDVISLMESVHSVKEFSITDMTGSYRRVFQRPIDFDWELLTYTDGNIPLVETDLDKFAKSKPVKMVRMEGPANGNEDTNLLDCRKQSESVENDIKLQSDENEAKGERDAQLALKLSFTLPASCYATMAIRELLKTSTSVAFHKTLN; encoded by the exons ATGTCACCATGCGGCATAAACGCCGTGCTTCTCTGCTCTAAACCCCTTCTGCTCAGCAACCCCACCGCCATCAGAAGATCGTCGAAAAGCGTAATGGCATCAAAAACCGTAGACGAATCTGACGTCGGAATCTCCTGCTACATCTCAAAGCTCCCTGGCTTTCGTGGCATTCTCAAGCAAAG gtattctgattttattgtaaATGAAGTAGATATGGAAGGGAAGGTTGTTCATTTGACCTCCTTGGATGCCCCACCAGAG ATTGGTGAGGAAACTGTGACAATGATAGATGATACAGCTAATAATAAAAGTTATGCTTCTGGGATCGATAAGTTTAGATCTCTAGCTGGTGATGCTGATGCCAAGCGTTTGGAAGATTTTATTAGTCAAATTAATTCTGGTGTTGAAGACAGCGTGCGGCCAATTATTCTTTCCCCAGATTCTGATAAATCTCACCGAACG GcaatgcataatttttttaagcagAACTTCAAATTCCTTGTCACCGACGTGGTTGATGGACCAGATGCCTCATCAAAATGTATTCGCGTGAGATTAAATAATGGAGGTCATAACAATAAAGGCAAAAACTCCAAGAAACGGAAAGAAAGAGGTGATAAGCCCTTTGATAGCAGAGGTTCAGAAAATTGGCCGGAAAATGTTGGCAAGTTCCTCAG ATTTCATCTGTACAAGGAGAATAAGGAGACACAGGAGGCCTTAGGACTGATGGGAAAGATGCTTGGCATCCAG CCAAGGTCATTTGGGTTCTCGGGTACGAAGGATAAGCGCTCAATCTCAACTCAAAGG gTAACTGTTTTCAAGCAGCATGCAACTAAATTAGCCGCTCTTAATGAAAGGTTGATTGGTATCAAAGTCGGTGACTTCTG CTATGTCAAGGAAGGACTTCTTCTTGGCCAGCTCATGGGAAACAGATTTACAGTCACATTGCG AGGGGTTGTTGCAGATTCTGAAGATAGCATCAAAGCATCTGCAGATGCCTTGGGAAGGCTTGGGTTTATAAACTACTTTGGTTTACAA CGTTTTGGAAGTGGTTCTGTGCCAACTCACCTAATTGGAGCTACATTACTTCGAGGAGAGTGGAAGGCTGTTGTAAGCATGATTCTTGATCCAAGAGAAGGGG AACGAGATGCAGTAGCAAAGGCACGGGAATATTACAAGGAAAGTAATGATATCGAAGGGACTCTGAGGCAGTTACCTCGACATCTGGTCGCTGAAAGGGCTATA CTGCAGTGCTTGAAGAAATGTCCTGGGAACTACTTGCAGGCTCTGAAATCGATACCTAGGACTTTGAGAATGAT GTATGTACATAGTTACCAAAGCTATTTGTGGAACCATGCAGCAAGCATGAGAGTGCAAAAATATG GAGCTGACCAAGTTGTGTTGGGAGACTTGGTATATTGTAAAGGAGATGATACTGAAAGGGTGACAGGATGTGTCAATTCTGAATGCGAAGATGACAACGGCAATGATGCATGTGATTCTAATAATCTAGATGAAATTGCTGGAGCAGATCTTCCAGAAGAAATAAACAATAGTGTGAAG GTTGTAACAGCAGAAGATATCCTTACTGGAAATTATACAATTGATGATGTTGTACTCCCTATGCCTGG TTCAAGGGTAATTTATCCAGCTAACGACATTGCCAATGTCTATCATGATTTGGCAAAAAAG GATGTAATCAGCTTGATGGAGAGTGTACATAGTGTCAA GGAATTCTCAATAACTGATATGACTGGAAGTTATAGGCGGGTTTTTCAAAGGCCAATTGACTTTGATTG GGAGTTACTCACATATACTGATGGTAATATACCATTAGTGGAGACGGATTTGGACAAATTTGCGAAGTCTAAACCTGTGAAGATGGTCAGAATGGAGGGCCCTGCCAATGGAAATGAGGACACCAATCTGTTGGATTGTAGAAAACAATCAGAGAGCGTTGAAAATGATATAAAGCTTCAATCAGATGAAAATGAAGCGAAGGGTGAGAGAGATGCCCAGCTTGCTCTCAAGTTGAGCTTTACCCTCCCAGCATCTTGTTATGCAACAATGGCCATAAGAGAGCTTCTTAAGACGTCAACATCT GTTGCATTTCACAAAACGTTAAACTAG